TGCCCACGGTGCACGCCGCGCTCGGCGCACAGGAGATCGTCGACGAGATCGGCATCACCAGCATCCGCGCACGCAATGCGCAGCTCACCGAGATGCTGATCGAACGGGTGCGCGCCGACGGCTTCGAGGTGCGCTGCGCGCAGCAGGCAGCCCGGCGCTCCGCGATCGTCATGGTTGCGCACGACGAGCCCGCGGCCGCCGTTGCACGACTCGCTGAGCGCGGCATCATCGTCGATCATCGGCCTGGCTACGTCCGGATCTCGCCGCATTTCTACAACACCGAAGAGGAAATCGAGCGCGTCACGCATGAGCTCGCAGCCACCCGTCACCCTGCGTGACGCCCAGCAGGCGGTCGACCAGTGGATCGGCCGATTCGCCGAGGGCTACTGGCCGCCCCTCTCCAACCTGGCCAGGCTCATCGAGGAAGTCGGTGAGCTCGCCCGCGAGCTGAACCACCGCTACGGCCACAAGCCCAAGAAGCCCGGCGAGCCCGAACAGGACCTCGCCCTGGAGCTCGCCGACATCCTGTTCGTCCTGATCGCCATCGCCAACGAACAGAAGATCGACCTGCAGGCCGCGTTCGAGCAGGTGCTCGAGAAGTACCGGACGAGAGACGCGGACCGCTGGACCACGAAGCCGCCTCCGGAGCAGTGACCGCTCGCTCGGGTGCTGCCACGTTCCGCCGCGCGCCTCGCTCGCCAGGAACGACACGATCATCCGTATCGGGACGTGCCACCAGCACTTCGCCAGAAATACCACGCGGCGATGGCCGACACCGACGAGATCGACCCCTTACCGATGAGGCCGTCGACCTCATTCTCCCCCACGAGCCGCACCCGGATCACCTCGCCGGCATCCTGGTCCTGCGAGCCGTCCGGTATACACCGCTCCAGCCGGACGATGTGCAGGCGGCTCGTCTCG
Above is a window of Longimicrobiales bacterium DNA encoding:
- a CDS encoding nucleotide pyrophosphohydrolase, translating into MSSQPPVTLRDAQQAVDQWIGRFAEGYWPPLSNLARLIEEVGELARELNHRYGHKPKKPGEPEQDLALELADILFVLIAIANEQKIDLQAAFEQVLEKYRTRDADRWTTKPPPEQ
- a CDS encoding aminotransferase class V-fold PLP-dependent enzyme — encoded protein: GQVPCDVRAADADIFIAGPLKWLMGGPGLSYLYVRDSLVRELEPQCAGWFGARDQFDFDTRHFEFRDDARRFELGTPALPTVHAALGAQEIVDEIGITSIRARNAQLTEMLIERVRADGFEVRCAQQAARRSAIVMVAHDEPAAAVARLAERGIIVDHRPGYVRISPHFYNTEEEIERVTHELAATRHPA